The Larus michahellis chromosome 16, bLarMic1.1, whole genome shotgun sequence genome has a segment encoding these proteins:
- the ERRFI1 gene encoding ERBB receptor feedback inhibitor 1 — translation MSTAGVAAQEMRVPLKTGFLHTSQGMGSLKTCWSSHSGFENTFFNVDPIAVAYNLNPSAEQHLPPIGHSSSHASMNDHSFAESCIQVPSQKSSPPPVSPKNEQPISRYEDHLVPGFSKLSLTMGCVSEEIPPHMPIKNGPIQFLSASSNDRSSRPLPPLPIAEDLTPDEVDKEVEFLTSSDTDFLLEDYELPPFKSSAPSRRSFRGCGQINYAYFDTPTGPKPEDANPTQSLNGYISSIYPPPQQLHRRLRRSHSGPAGSLNKPVVRLSGHLNRSSPNSDEDKPEIPPRVPIPPRALKPDYRRWSAEVASSAYSDEDRPPKVPPREPLSRSNSRTPSPKSLPSYLNGVMPPTQSFAPDPKYVSSKALQRQNSEGSSNRVPCILPIIENGKKASSTHYYLLPERPPYLDKYEKFFREAEESRSNTDVQSWSGDCTATSAPAKLDSKPRMDIAGHLKRKHLSYVVSP, via the exons ATGTCAACTGCAGGAGTTGCTGCTCAGGAGATGAGAGTCCCATTAAAAACCGGATTTCTTCACACTAGTCAAGGCATGGGAAGTCTGAAAACCTGCTGGAGTAGCCACAGTGGATTTGAAAA caCTTTCTTTAATGTGGACCCTATAGCAGTGGCATATAATTTGAATCCATCAGCAGAGCAACATTTACCACCCATTG GGCACTCTTCCAGCCATGCTTCCATGAATGACCACAGCTTTGCTGAAAGTTGCATCCAAGTCCCATCTCAGAAATCCAGCCCCCCTCCTGTAAGTCCCAAAAATGAACAGCCGATTTCAAGATATGAAGACCATCTGGTTCCTGGGTTTAGTAAACTGTCATTAACCATGGGCTGTGTTTCTGAAGAAATACCTCCTCACATGCCAATAAAAAACGGGCCAATTCAATTTCTGTCTGCGTCTTCCAATGACCGGAGCTCGAGACCACTACCCCCTCTGCCTATCGCTGAAGACCTTACTCCAGATGAGGTTGACAAAGAGGTGGAATTCCTGACTAGCTCAGATACTGACTTTTTGCTAGAAGATTATGAACTTCCTCCTTTTAAGTCCAGTGCTCCAAGCCGGCGGAGCTTTCGGGGCTGTGGACAAATCAATTATGCGTACTTTGATACTCCAACAGGACCAAAACCAGAAGATGCCAACCCTACACAAAGCCTAAATGGGTACATATCCAGTATTTATCCTCCTCCACAGCAGCTGCATCGACGTTTGCGAAGGTCCCATTCTGGGCCAGCTGGATCTCTTAATAAACCAGTAGTAAGACTATCTGGACACTTAAACAGGTCTTCTCCAAACTCTGATGAAGATAAACCAGAGATACCACCAAGGGTTCCCATACCTCCAAGGGCCCTCAAACCAGATTACAGAAGGTGGTCAGCAGAAGTTGCTTCTAGTGCATACAGTGATGAAGATAGGCCCCCGAAAGTGCCCCCAAGAGAACCTTTGTCACGCAGCAATTCCCGTACGCCGAGTCCCAAAAGCCTGCCGTCATACCTCAATGGGGTTATGCCCCCCACCCAGAGTTTTGCACCTGATCCTAAGTATGTCAGCAGCAAAGCTCTACAGAGACAAAATAGTGAAGGATCTTCCAACAGGGTCCCTTGCATTCTTCCGATTATTGAAAATGGTAAGAAGGCCAGTTCAACTCACTACTATCTGCTGCCTGAAAGGCCTCCGTATTTGGACAAATATGAGAAATTcttcagagaagcagaagaaagtcGCTCTAACACAGACGTTCAGTCCTGGTCTGGTGACTGCACCGCTACTTCAGCCCCAGCAAAACTGGACTCAAAACCTAGAATGGACATAGCTGGTCATCTGAAACGAAAACACCTGTCTTACGTGGTTTCCCCGTAG
- the TNFRSF9 gene encoding tumor necrosis factor receptor superfamily member 9: protein MGAAAARAGQALLPAVLLALALSPRPAAALPCGAHCPAGTFVVSGGCGPGASCRPCPTGTFSTVAELSGCTLCRKCEGRFRYLKVCSSKSDAECTCQEGYHCGGKGCSRCDRSCGVGQESTGSDCQTCRYGTFNDQPNGSCKNWTKCSADQVLEPGTAEKDVVCKHASDNPTLVTTLPTTSAMPFSITVPGKDIQMDIIRISLTVAGLLCIVFLLPSCICFSIWQKKKLHAVFKKMHTTPEQSIQEDDACSCRFPEEEQGEYQDHGKSTEFRDLLVN from the exons ATGGgagcggcggcagcgcgggcggGACAGGCGCTCCTGCCGGCAGTGCTGCTGGCGCTGGCGCTGAGCCCGCGGCCCGCCGCCGCCTTGCCCTGCGGCGCCCACTGCCCAGCGG GTACCTTCGTGGTGAGCGGCGGCTGCGGGCCCGGCGCCAGCTGCCGGCCGTGCCCCACCGGCACCTTCTCCACCGTGGCGGAGCTCAGCGGCTGCACCCTCTGCAGGAAGTGCGAAG GAAGATTCAGGTATTTGAAAGTGTGTTCCTCCAAGAGCGATGCTGAATGCACCTGCCAGGAGGGGTATCACTGCGGCGGCAAGGGCTGCTCCCGCTGCGACCGAAGCTGCGGCGTGGGCCAGGAGAGCACCGGGAGCG ATTGCCAAACTTGCCGCTATGGAACTTTTAATGATCAGCCCAATGGCTCCTGTAAAAACTGGACAAA GTGCTCTGCAGACCAGGTCCTGGAGCCTGGAACTGCAGAAAAAGATGTCGTTTGCAAACATGCTTCAGATAATCCCACTTTAGTCACTACTCTGCCTACAACATCTGCAATGCCATTTTCTATCACTGTGCCAG GGAAGGACATCCAGATGGACATTATCAGAATTTCTCTTACTGTAGCTGGGCTGTTGTGCATAGTGTTTCTGCTACCCTCGTGTATATGCTTCAGTAtctggcagaaaaagaaactacATGCTGTCTTCAAGAAAA tgcatACCACACCTGAACAGTCAATTCAGGAAGACGATGCCTGCAGCTGCCGCTTTCCCGAGGAAGAACAAGGTGAATATCAGGACCACGGCAAATCCACAGAATTCAGAGATCTTTTGGTGAACTAG
- the PARK7 gene encoding Parkinson disease protein 7 isoform X1 produces MEDLSLLRIRSLLNEVAVSLPSQPSHLIATPQDMASKRALVILAKGAEEMETVIPTDVMRRAGIKVTVAGLTGKEPVQCSRDVFICPDASLEDARKEGPYDVVVLPGGNLGAQNLSESPAVKDILKDQESRKGLIAAICAGPTALLAHGIGFGSKVTTHPLAKDKMMNGAHYSYSESRVEKDGNILTSRGPGTSFEFGLAIVETLMGKEVAEQVKAPLILKE; encoded by the exons ATGGAAGACTTGTCGTTACTGCGCATACGTAGCTTGTTAAATGAAGTGGCTGTTAG cctcccttcaCAACCATCACACCTCATAGCAACCCCTCAAGATATGGCCTCGAAAAGAGCATTGGTGATTCTAGCAAAAGGGGCAGAGGAAATGGAAACTGTAATCCCCACTGATGTTATGAGAAGAGCTGGG ATCAAGGTGACTGTTGCAGGCCTAACAGGAAAAGAACCAGTGCAGTGCAGTCGAGATGTCTTCATTTGTCCTGATGCCAGTCTTGAAGATGCCAGGAAAGAG gggCCTTATGATGTTGTGGTCCTGCCTGGGGGTAACCTTGGAGCTCAAAACTTGTCAGAG TCTCCTGCTGTGAAAGACATTTTGAAGGaccaggaaagcagaaaaggcctGATTGCTGCTATATGTGCAG GTCCTACTGCCCTTCTGGCACATGGGATAGGGTTTGGGAGCAAAGTCACAACACACCCTTTGGCCAAAGATAAAATGATGAATGGAG CACACTACAGCTACTCCGAGAGCCGCGTGGAGAAAGATGGGAACATCCTCACCAGCCGTGGCCCTGGTACCAGCTTTGAGTTTGGGTTGGCCATTGTTGAAACGCTGATGGGGAAGGAAGTGGCCGAACAGGTGAAGGCACCCCTAATATTGAAGGAGTGA
- the PARK7 gene encoding Parkinson disease protein 7 isoform X2 produces the protein MASKRALVILAKGAEEMETVIPTDVMRRAGIKVTVAGLTGKEPVQCSRDVFICPDASLEDARKEGPYDVVVLPGGNLGAQNLSESPAVKDILKDQESRKGLIAAICAGPTALLAHGIGFGSKVTTHPLAKDKMMNGAHYSYSESRVEKDGNILTSRGPGTSFEFGLAIVETLMGKEVAEQVKAPLILKE, from the exons ATGGCCTCGAAAAGAGCATTGGTGATTCTAGCAAAAGGGGCAGAGGAAATGGAAACTGTAATCCCCACTGATGTTATGAGAAGAGCTGGG ATCAAGGTGACTGTTGCAGGCCTAACAGGAAAAGAACCAGTGCAGTGCAGTCGAGATGTCTTCATTTGTCCTGATGCCAGTCTTGAAGATGCCAGGAAAGAG gggCCTTATGATGTTGTGGTCCTGCCTGGGGGTAACCTTGGAGCTCAAAACTTGTCAGAG TCTCCTGCTGTGAAAGACATTTTGAAGGaccaggaaagcagaaaaggcctGATTGCTGCTATATGTGCAG GTCCTACTGCCCTTCTGGCACATGGGATAGGGTTTGGGAGCAAAGTCACAACACACCCTTTGGCCAAAGATAAAATGATGAATGGAG CACACTACAGCTACTCCGAGAGCCGCGTGGAGAAAGATGGGAACATCCTCACCAGCCGTGGCCCTGGTACCAGCTTTGAGTTTGGGTTGGCCATTGTTGAAACGCTGATGGGGAAGGAAGTGGCCGAACAGGTGAAGGCACCCCTAATATTGAAGGAGTGA
- the PARK7 gene encoding Parkinson disease protein 7 isoform X3, producing MECARGGGRRPLGAAPGGPGCVSPGAAGKPRPRGAFRPPRGATPGPAGQRPQPSQRCRAASDAPHRGFPASPARNPRGSPARTGPSAPRAAGRSPAAPPESLPSQPSHLIATPQDMASKRALVILAKGAEEMETVIPTDVMRRAGIKVTVAGLTGKEPVQCSRDVFICPDASLEDARKEGPYDVVVLPGGNLGAQNLSESPAVKDILKDQESRKGLIAAICAGPTALLAHGIGFGSKVTTHPLAKDKMMNGAHYSYSESRVEKDGNILTSRGPGTSFEFGLAIVETLMGKEVAEQVKAPLILKE from the exons ATGGAGTgtgcgcggggcggcgggcgccggcCCTTAGGGGCCGCCCCCGGAGGGCCCGGCTGCGTcagcccgggggcggcggggaaaccccggccccgcggggcttTCCGGCCCCCCCGCGGCGcgacccccggccctgccgggcAGCGCCCGCAGCCCTCTCAGCGCTGCCGGGCAGCGTCCGACGCTCCCCACCGGGGCTTCCCGGCGAGTCCCGCGCGGAATCCCCGCGGCAGCCCGGCCCGGACCGGCCCGTCAGCGCCGCGGGCAGCGGGTCGCTCCCCGGCCGCGCCCCCCGAGAG cctcccttcaCAACCATCACACCTCATAGCAACCCCTCAAGATATGGCCTCGAAAAGAGCATTGGTGATTCTAGCAAAAGGGGCAGAGGAAATGGAAACTGTAATCCCCACTGATGTTATGAGAAGAGCTGGG ATCAAGGTGACTGTTGCAGGCCTAACAGGAAAAGAACCAGTGCAGTGCAGTCGAGATGTCTTCATTTGTCCTGATGCCAGTCTTGAAGATGCCAGGAAAGAG gggCCTTATGATGTTGTGGTCCTGCCTGGGGGTAACCTTGGAGCTCAAAACTTGTCAGAG TCTCCTGCTGTGAAAGACATTTTGAAGGaccaggaaagcagaaaaggcctGATTGCTGCTATATGTGCAG GTCCTACTGCCCTTCTGGCACATGGGATAGGGTTTGGGAGCAAAGTCACAACACACCCTTTGGCCAAAGATAAAATGATGAATGGAG CACACTACAGCTACTCCGAGAGCCGCGTGGAGAAAGATGGGAACATCCTCACCAGCCGTGGCCCTGGTACCAGCTTTGAGTTTGGGTTGGCCATTGTTGAAACGCTGATGGGGAAGGAAGTGGCCGAACAGGTGAAGGCACCCCTAATATTGAAGGAGTGA